In one window of Lacticaseibacillus casei DSM 20011 = JCM 1134 = ATCC 393 DNA:
- a CDS encoding LPXTG cell wall anchor domain-containing protein, with amino-acid sequence MRGFIWNSFWNNYNVPKVLQVYTDSSVAASNVNTTVGYLNNLVGLVAPYIINGIAHQALSDIRSIGNAKMGADGKVDYAPDNFTDAVSLNGNIQTFLKMVGLDGVIQSSLMQRIYDSIKTVAQQAIMNNWATGEYKALQNLMNNGIYDDGSNTYKATGYDVNNPAAVTNSNQANLSDTTQAAAYAWAMKVFTPLLQKAASDAWSGSPADNIDELIDSLDVSDADKALLKTDNAQNTASGLKNYARSAEGARDMIQQIYSKEYQAVAKALYDFRTDPTYTDAQLAQRQKDADLNFEPVGDPALNGGGGTATTLEANDYTKTYQFLRDAMYQGQANADIQSHSQKDGNVDPTKPTPTEFTAQKSILSSTLTPLVDDLTNFARPYYSYAYQVEAIRANNAFAAGLAKAHEEIAANPAMPVPDAGDAGKITVDGQDYSAKDDTTASIYTTVASAVNKNAPAAGQAFTDGYQSILTEVTVTLQAKSGETGFPDAKTYTVWAPTNQLTNIGAPTVKGWIPDPVNAASTYTEKTGQVAFTYHKGASIDNISITNPTDSRQYNGELLNYPDIDPTITITWNDGTNTTTQSLKFSSISGFAGDMHAYFNFAYTGDEGKWTVQLNQNGADAVLSWIKNQLKYDGTSFEVPDSALDLLPQQFTYSITKQVAVTSKKNVNYIIGNDLPTAKDLYDYVVVNGVKYDASQVKWNADGSKGTIDGVGTITLNWNKTKDDLQTAGTYTDAADLQLTLQDGTVAKDAVNVISSSAKHDVTVNNNRTIVYVIGGDKPTAKEAMNGSGAYIEVDGTKYTTDDIKWSSDGNTGTITTKDGKTITVTLAWAKGAEDAIETAGLHSNAANVEVTLSDKYTAAGALNVHSTTNASTDAQVDSKKNIGYTIGHDLPTAKDAFDAVVVNGVVYTADQVTWNNDGTGTIDGVGTFTIDWSDDAQKTLQTEGMHKNAGTLVFTRQSDKKQFTDSFNVYSAPDYSKQSTSASESTSMSDSERTSTSASASTSTSTSASLSASESATESNSISQSTSKIQSESVSASDSKKQSESAQSSQSTSESTSVSMSESSRADTSNSASTSTSMSASTSAKECTTKSTSKDVSESDSASHSTSMSTSTSSSESNRASQSESASLSGSVSASESASTSDKDSISASTSESQYENTSSIASGSDRKSASTSASVSISTSASGSTSESDVKSDSNSVSESLSASESDSRNGNNSGASISQSASTSASTSVSVSTSESTRSSESVSTSDSQRDATSNSADKSKTASESGSVSASTSASKSLSERRDESKSASTSTSLSASTSTRESNSASASISDSTSKSQSESVSTSDSSVKSESMSTSYSESTSKSKSEIKSNSNSASNSASQSASTSTKASTSESQSSSTSDSEQNSTSASASASEEQSTSDNKNASVSESNSTSTSESEQASTSASASTSTSKSKADSTSESTSRSKEDSGSTNKDTSASTSASLSTSTSDSASTSASDHASTSTSLSVSESTSASQSASASKRDSQSTSTSASTQTSQSASTSDSDRDSTSTSANDSTSASKSESTSQSDRASKSDSASDSTSTSESKGAGSESTASQSTSVSTSTSDSASTSDSESKKASNSASMSESKQASTSSSTSTSQSDSTSTSKRESTSASTSTADSTSARQSESNSVSTSQSDSASKSTSESKQTSTSQSDSTSTSYSESTSKSKSEIHSSSDSASNSASQSASTSTKASTSESQSSSTSDSEQNSTSASASTSEKQSTSDNKNASVSESNSTSTSESEQASTSASASTSTSKSQSDSTSESTSRSKEGSGSTSKDTSESTSASLSTSTSDSASTSASDHASASTSMSVSESSSASNSASASKHDSQSASTSESTRTSQSASTSDSDRDSASTSTNDSTSASKSASTSQSDQASKSDSASDSTSTSESKGAGSESTASQSTSVSTSTSQSASTSDSEENKNSKSTSTSESKQASTSASTSTSKSDSTSTSKRESTSTSASEADSTSTRHSESNSVSTSHSDSTSKSYSESKQTSTSQSDSTSRSQSESTSQSQASESKSESVSGSQSESTSKSKSATQSSSESASNSANQSTSTSTSQSMSESQSTSNSYSKQNSVSTSTSTSEKQSTSNNASASVSESNSTSTSESEQASTSASASASTSKSQSQSTGESTSRSKEGSGSTSKDSSESTSASLSTSTSDSASTSASDHASASTSMSHSESTSASNSASVSKHDSQSASASESARTSQSASTSDSERNSASASAKDSTSTSKSDSTSRSDQASRSDSASTSASKSTSRSMESGSDSSQSESTSTSASQSTSTSTSESKQASTSASKSESKRNSESASTSTSKSDSTSTSERESTSASASASASNSGTSTSNSSSASGSESMSSSANTSTSGSLSTSGSMSTSVSGAYNPSMHKQLPQTSDDAGSSSVASIGMLLLTLTALMALKKKKRHDGAR; translated from the coding sequence ATGCGCGGCTTTATCTGGAATTCATTCTGGAATAACTATAACGTTCCTAAGGTGCTGCAAGTATATACTGATTCAAGTGTTGCGGCATCAAATGTCAATACAACTGTTGGATACCTCAATAACTTAGTTGGTCTGGTTGCGCCTTATATCATCAACGGGATCGCTCACCAGGCTTTGTCTGATATTCGGTCAATCGGCAATGCCAAAATGGGTGCGGATGGCAAGGTTGACTATGCTCCTGACAACTTTACCGATGCCGTTAGTTTGAACGGCAACATTCAGACTTTTCTTAAAATGGTCGGCCTGGACGGGGTTATTCAAAGTAGCCTCATGCAGCGTATTTATGATTCAATTAAAACCGTTGCTCAGCAAGCCATCATGAACAACTGGGCAACTGGTGAGTATAAAGCCCTGCAGAACCTGATGAACAATGGTATCTATGATGATGGCTCAAATACGTATAAGGCCACTGGCTATGACGTTAATAATCCAGCAGCTGTCACTAATAGTAATCAGGCCAATTTAAGTGACACGACCCAAGCTGCTGCTTATGCATGGGCGATGAAAGTCTTCACGCCTTTGCTTCAAAAAGCAGCTTCCGATGCTTGGAGCGGTAGTCCGGCTGACAACATTGACGAACTGATTGACTCATTGGATGTCTCCGACGCTGACAAAGCTCTACTGAAGACCGATAATGCACAAAACACGGCGTCCGGCCTTAAGAATTATGCTCGCAGCGCTGAAGGCGCCCGCGACATGATCCAACAGATCTACTCCAAAGAATATCAAGCGGTTGCTAAAGCACTGTATGACTTTAGAACCGATCCAACATATACGGACGCTCAGCTAGCACAGCGGCAAAAAGATGCGGATCTTAATTTTGAACCAGTAGGTGATCCGGCACTCAATGGTGGCGGCGGCACAGCTACAACGCTCGAAGCGAATGATTACACCAAGACTTATCAGTTCTTACGTGACGCCATGTATCAAGGTCAAGCCAATGCTGATATCCAGTCTCATTCACAAAAAGATGGTAATGTTGATCCTACCAAACCGACACCGACTGAGTTTACAGCACAGAAGAGCATTTTAAGCTCGACCTTGACACCGTTGGTCGATGATTTGACCAACTTTGCCCGGCCATACTATTCCTACGCTTATCAAGTAGAAGCGATCCGGGCCAATAACGCGTTTGCTGCTGGGTTGGCAAAAGCACATGAGGAAATTGCTGCGAACCCAGCGATGCCTGTGCCAGATGCAGGCGATGCCGGAAAGATCACGGTTGATGGCCAGGATTACAGTGCTAAAGACGATACTACTGCATCGATCTATACCACGGTAGCAAGTGCTGTTAATAAAAACGCACCGGCTGCAGGCCAAGCCTTCACTGATGGTTATCAGTCAATTTTGACCGAAGTTACCGTCACACTGCAGGCAAAATCAGGTGAAACTGGTTTTCCTGATGCCAAGACTTATACGGTTTGGGCACCGACTAACCAATTAACCAATATTGGAGCGCCAACTGTCAAAGGCTGGATTCCTGACCCTGTCAATGCCGCTAGCACCTATACGGAGAAGACTGGTCAAGTTGCGTTTACCTATCATAAGGGTGCCAGCATTGATAACATCAGCATTACCAACCCAACTGATTCGCGTCAGTACAACGGTGAACTTTTAAATTATCCTGATATTGATCCAACCATCACGATTACTTGGAATGATGGGACGAACACGACGACCCAGTCACTCAAGTTCTCGTCAATTTCCGGATTTGCCGGCGATATGCACGCATACTTCAACTTTGCCTATACCGGTGATGAAGGCAAGTGGACTGTTCAACTCAATCAAAATGGTGCAGATGCAGTCTTAAGCTGGATTAAAAATCAGCTTAAATATGACGGCACTTCATTTGAGGTGCCTGATTCCGCCCTTGATTTATTACCACAGCAATTCACTTATAGCATCACCAAGCAAGTTGCTGTTACCAGCAAGAAGAATGTCAACTATATTATTGGTAATGACCTCCCGACAGCTAAAGACCTTTATGATTATGTCGTTGTCAACGGTGTTAAGTACGACGCCAGCCAGGTTAAGTGGAATGCTGACGGTAGCAAGGGCACGATTGACGGCGTCGGCACCATCACCCTGAACTGGAATAAGACCAAAGATGATTTGCAAACCGCTGGAACTTATACCGATGCCGCTGATCTTCAGCTGACATTGCAGGATGGCACAGTTGCTAAAGATGCAGTGAACGTCATCAGCTCCTCGGCGAAGCACGATGTAACTGTCAACAATAACCGTACGATTGTTTATGTTATTGGTGGCGACAAGCCTACTGCTAAAGAGGCTATGAATGGATCCGGCGCCTACATTGAAGTTGACGGCACGAAGTATACGACCGATGACATCAAGTGGAGTAGCGATGGTAACACCGGTACTATTACCACTAAGGATGGCAAGACCATCACCGTTACCTTGGCATGGGCTAAGGGTGCCGAAGATGCTATTGAAACCGCTGGATTGCATTCAAATGCGGCTAATGTTGAGGTAACGTTATCCGATAAATACACGGCAGCAGGTGCGTTAAATGTCCATTCGACCACTAATGCGTCCACAGATGCGCAAGTCGATAGTAAAAAGAATATCGGCTACACCATTGGTCATGACCTTCCGACTGCAAAGGACGCCTTTGATGCCGTTGTTGTTAATGGCGTTGTTTACACGGCTGATCAGGTTACCTGGAATAATGACGGCACCGGGACGATTGACGGCGTTGGTACCTTCACGATTGATTGGTCCGATGACGCTCAGAAGACCCTTCAAACAGAAGGCATGCATAAAAATGCCGGCACGTTAGTCTTCACCCGTCAGTCAGACAAGAAACAATTTACTGACAGCTTCAACGTTTATTCAGCACCGGACTATTCTAAACAGTCAACGAGTGCTTCTGAATCTACATCAATGTCTGACTCTGAACGGACTTCGACTTCTGCTTCTGCAAGCACCTCGACAAGTACGTCTGCTTCATTGTCTGCCAGCGAGTCAGCAACCGAATCGAATTCAATTTCACAAAGTACATCTAAGATCCAATCAGAATCCGTTTCTGCATCAGATTCAAAGAAACAGTCGGAGTCTGCCCAATCGAGCCAATCAACCAGTGAGTCGACTTCAGTCTCAATGAGTGAATCTAGTCGGGCAGATACCTCAAACTCGGCAAGCACTTCGACGAGTATGTCGGCTTCGACATCTGCGAAGGAATGCACGACAAAGAGTACGTCCAAAGATGTTTCTGAGTCGGATTCAGCAAGTCACTCGACGAGTATGTCAACTTCCACATCATCAAGTGAGTCGAACCGGGCATCTCAGTCCGAATCGGCTAGTTTGTCAGGCAGTGTTTCTGCTTCTGAATCGGCAAGTACCTCTGACAAAGATTCAATCAGTGCTTCAACAAGTGAATCACAATATGAAAACACGTCGTCAATTGCAAGTGGCTCTGATCGTAAGTCGGCTTCAACATCAGCCAGCGTTTCGATCTCGACTTCAGCTTCTGGTTCCACGAGTGAATCGGATGTTAAGTCTGATTCCAACTCTGTAAGTGAGAGTCTCTCTGCTTCAGAAAGCGACTCGCGCAACGGCAACAACAGCGGTGCAAGCATTTCGCAGTCGGCAAGCACGTCTGCAAGTACTTCGGTTTCAGTTTCGACGAGTGAATCAACACGGAGCTCTGAATCTGTTTCTACAAGCGATTCTCAGCGTGATGCCACATCTAATTCGGCAGATAAGTCAAAAACAGCTTCCGAAAGCGGATCAGTTAGCGCTTCAACTTCGGCATCTAAGAGTTTGTCAGAGCGTCGTGACGAGTCTAAGTCTGCATCAACATCGACATCACTTTCCGCATCGACTTCAACTCGTGAATCAAATTCTGCTTCGGCAAGTATTTCTGATTCGACAAGTAAATCACAGTCAGAATCGGTATCAACCTCAGATAGCAGTGTGAAATCTGAGTCGATGTCAACGAGCTATTCTGAATCAACGTCTAAATCTAAGTCGGAAATTAAATCGAACTCTAACTCGGCAAGCAATTCGGCCAGTCAATCTGCTTCGACATCTACGAAGGCTTCGACCAGTGAGTCGCAGTCTAGTTCAACGAGCGATTCTGAACAAAATTCGACATCCGCTTCGGCATCGGCATCTGAAGAGCAATCGACTTCTGACAATAAGAATGCATCGGTCAGCGAGTCCAACTCAACTTCCACCAGTGAGTCAGAACAGGCGTCCACTTCGGCCTCAGCTTCAACCTCGACAAGTAAGTCAAAGGCAGATTCGACGAGTGAATCAACCAGTCGGTCAAAAGAAGACTCTGGCAGCACCAACAAAGATACTTCCGCATCCACTTCGGCGAGTCTATCGACCAGCACCTCTGATTCAGCTTCCACCAGTGCTTCAGACCATGCTTCGACATCCACGTCATTGAGTGTTTCCGAAAGTACTTCGGCATCACAGTCGGCGAGTGCTTCCAAGCGTGATTCACAGAGTACTTCGACCAGTGCTTCGACACAGACGTCACAGTCAGCTTCAACCAGTGACTCTGACCGTGATTCAACTTCCACATCGGCTAATGATTCCACGAGTGCATCGAAGTCAGAGTCTACAAGCCAGTCTGATCGGGCATCTAAGTCCGATTCAGCCAGCGATTCAACCTCGACTTCCGAGAGCAAGGGTGCCGGCAGTGAAAGCACCGCTAGTCAGTCAACTTCGGTAAGCACTTCAACCAGTGATTCTGCTTCTACATCCGACAGTGAATCTAAAAAGGCGTCCAACTCAGCTTCGATGAGTGAATCGAAACAAGCTTCGACGTCTAGTTCAACGAGCACATCGCAATCGGATTCCACATCAACTTCTAAGCGCGAATCGACCAGTGCTTCCACATCCACAGCAGATAGCACGTCAGCGCGGCAATCTGAATCGAATTCAGTAAGCACATCGCAATCGGATTCTGCCTCGAAGTCGACCAGCGAGTCCAAGCAGACATCTACAAGTCAATCTGACTCAACCTCAACCAGTTACTCTGAATCGACATCGAAGTCCAAGTCAGAAATCCATTCAAGTTCCGATTCGGCAAGCAATTCGGCAAGTCAATCAGCTTCAACGTCAACGAAGGCTTCGACCAGTGAGTCGCAGTCTAGTTCAACGAGCGATTCTGAACAAAATTCGACATCCGCTTCGGCTTCGACATCTGAAAAACAGTCGACTTCTGACAATAAGAATGCTTCGGTCAGTGAGTCGAATTCAACGTCGACTAGTGAGTCCGAACAGGCTTCAACTTCAGCCTCGGCTTCAACATCGACAAGTAAGTCGCAGTCAGATTCGACCAGTGAATCAACCAGTCGATCAAAAGAAGGCTCTGGCAGCACCAGCAAGGATACTTCCGAATCCACTTCGGCGAGTCTATCGACGAGCACCTCTGATTCAGCTTCCACGAGCGCTTCAGACCATGCTTCGGCATCCACATCAATGAGCGTTTCGGAGAGCAGTTCAGCTTCGAACTCAGCGAGTGCTTCCAAGCATGACTCTCAGAGTGCTTCTACCAGTGAATCAACACGTACGTCGCAGTCAGCTTCGACAAGTGACTCTGACCGCGATTCTGCTTCCACATCGACTAACGATTCCACGAGTGCATCGAAGTCAGCATCAACGAGCCAGTCTGATCAGGCATCCAAGTCTGATTCAGCAAGCGACTCAACCTCAACTTCTGAGAGCAAGGGCGCTGGCAGTGAAAGCACGGCTAGTCAATCCACGTCGGTAAGTACCTCGACCAGTCAATCTGCTTCAACTTCAGACAGTGAAGAGAACAAGAACTCTAAGTCGACATCCACTAGCGAATCGAAGCAGGCGTCAACGTCAGCTTCCACAAGCACCTCGAAGTCGGATTCCACATCAACTTCTAAGCGCGAGTCGACCAGCACTTCAGCATCTGAAGCAGATAGCACATCAACGCGTCACTCTGAATCGAATTCGGTTAGCACATCGCACTCTGATTCAACTTCGAAGTCGTACAGTGAATCCAAGCAGACCTCCACAAGCCAGTCAGATTCAACTTCCAGGAGTCAATCCGAATCAACCTCACAAAGCCAAGCTTCTGAGAGTAAGTCTGAATCCGTCTCCGGCAGTCAGTCTGAATCAACTTCGAAGTCCAAGTCAGCGACCCAGTCAAGTTCTGAATCGGCAAGTAATTCGGCCAACCAATCTACTTCAACTTCTACCAGTCAGTCGATGAGTGAATCACAATCGACTTCGAACAGTTATTCCAAGCAAAACTCGGTATCGACGTCAACTTCAACTTCTGAAAAGCAGTCAACTTCTAACAACGCGAGTGCTTCTGTCAGTGAATCGAATTCAACGTCAACTAGCGAGTCTGAACAGGCTTCAACTTCAGCCTCAGCTTCGGCGTCCACGAGTAAGTCGCAATCGCAGTCGACAGGCGAGTCAACGAGTCGGTCGAAGGAAGGTTCCGGTAGCACCAGCAAAGATAGTTCCGAGTCCACTTCAGCAAGTCTATCGACCAGCACCTCTGATTCAGCTTCCACCAGTGCTTCAGATCATGCTTCGGCATCCACATCAATGAGTCATTCGGAGAGCACTTCTGCTTCGAATTCAGCGAGTGTTTCCAAGCATGACTCTCAGAGTGCTTCCGCCAGTGAATCAGCGCGGACGTCACAATCGGCTTCGACGAGTGACTCTGAACGCAATTCAGCTTCTGCCTCAGCTAAAGACTCGACCAGCACTTCCAAGTCGGATTCAACTAGCCGTTCCGATCAGGCTTCCAGGTCTGATTCGGCCAGCACCTCGGCTTCGAAGTCAACCAGTCGGTCAATGGAGAGCGGCAGTGATTCAAGTCAATCTGAATCGACGAGCACATCGGCTAGTCAATCAACGTCGACTTCAACGAGTGAATCAAAGCAGGCTTCGACATCTGCTTCTAAGAGCGAATCGAAGCGGAATTCTGAGTCAGCTTCAACAAGCACTTCGAAGTCGGATTCCACATCAACTTCTGAGCGCGAATCGACCAGTGCTTCAGCTTCTGCGAGTGCCTCGAATTCAGGTACTTCAACTTCCAACAGTTCGAGTGCAAGCGGAAGTGAGAGTATGAGTTCAAGCGCCAACACATCAACCTCTGGCAGCTTAAGCACAAGTGGTAGTATGAGCACCAGCGTTTCCGGCGCTTATAACCCAAGCATGCATAAGCAATTACCGCAAACCAGCGATGATGCAGGTTCAAGTTCAGTCGCCTCTATCGGCATGCTGCTCTTGACCCTCACGGCATTGATGGCGTTGAAGAAGAAGAAACGGCATGATGGAGCAAGATAG
- a CDS encoding beta-glucoside-specific PTS transporter subunit IIABC, which yields MTDHPKITDRIMQAVGGIDNIKSLSHCATRLRFVLIDKTKFNTQQLEQIPEVLSAVSSGDESQVVVGAKVTQYYAEIMKNYAIRENNTTSDATASSEKNVLKRVLNAIVNIMAPIITVLIAGGLFKVVIAIMALCGLDPKSVPYLTLSFMADAAFYFLPFMLAVSAAKKFNTNTYLAMMMAGVLLHPNFTAMVAAGKPIALFGAPIRLASYGGSVIPIILIVWFMSYVERFAEKVAPDMIKTMLKPLLVALITAPVALIVIGPIGSMMGDGLYAAISVLNRHVPWLVPTLVGAFTPLLVMVGMHVSLLPLATLSIGRFGSETIMGPGMLASNIAQAGASAAIAVRERKARGRQIALSATVTALSGITEPALYGVTLKYKRALAYVIVSGGLAGLFAGISGLVRYSFGSPGIFTLPVFIGANPDNFRNALITVAIAFGLTFITTYFFAVVADSPATSGAKPTTQQFKSVVAGRIVPLSQLDDEVFASGSLGHGVAIDPEADTITAPCDAKVTMVYPTGHAMGLTTANGQEILIHIGINTVNLKGRGFKTLVEHNQEVKAGQPLVQLDLPLIRQEGFDPTVIVLLINTAAHQIDVHDQPTVTNEDALLTLRQPMPEA from the coding sequence ATGACTGACCATCCAAAAATCACCGATCGCATCATGCAGGCAGTCGGTGGCATTGACAACATTAAAAGTCTTAGCCACTGCGCGACACGTTTGCGCTTTGTCTTAATCGATAAAACCAAGTTCAACACCCAACAACTTGAACAGATTCCCGAAGTGTTAAGCGCCGTCAGCTCAGGCGACGAATCCCAAGTCGTTGTCGGCGCCAAAGTAACCCAATACTATGCCGAAATCATGAAAAACTACGCCATTCGCGAAAACAACACCACTTCCGACGCAACCGCGAGTTCCGAAAAGAATGTCCTAAAACGAGTCCTAAATGCCATTGTCAATATCATGGCACCCATCATTACCGTTTTAATTGCCGGCGGTTTATTCAAAGTCGTCATTGCGATCATGGCGCTTTGCGGACTTGATCCCAAGAGCGTGCCTTATTTGACCTTGAGCTTCATGGCGGACGCCGCGTTTTATTTTCTCCCCTTCATGTTAGCTGTCAGTGCAGCTAAAAAATTCAATACCAACACTTATTTGGCTATGATGATGGCTGGCGTCCTGCTGCACCCTAACTTCACGGCAATGGTGGCAGCTGGCAAGCCCATTGCTTTGTTCGGCGCCCCAATTCGCCTTGCGTCATACGGCGGCAGTGTCATTCCGATCATTTTAATTGTGTGGTTCATGAGTTATGTCGAAAGGTTTGCGGAAAAAGTCGCCCCGGACATGATTAAAACGATGCTTAAGCCACTGTTGGTCGCCTTGATTACGGCACCGGTTGCCTTAATCGTCATTGGCCCGATCGGCAGCATGATGGGCGATGGCCTATACGCCGCCATCTCCGTGTTGAACCGACATGTTCCTTGGCTAGTGCCAACCCTCGTCGGTGCCTTCACACCTTTATTGGTCATGGTTGGCATGCATGTATCGCTGCTACCACTGGCTACCCTGTCAATCGGTCGATTCGGTTCCGAAACCATCATGGGTCCTGGCATGTTGGCCAGCAACATTGCCCAGGCTGGTGCTTCCGCGGCGATTGCCGTCCGTGAACGCAAAGCCCGTGGGCGCCAGATTGCGTTGTCTGCTACGGTTACCGCCTTATCCGGCATTACCGAACCCGCACTTTATGGCGTAACGCTCAAGTACAAACGCGCTTTAGCCTATGTTATCGTGTCTGGCGGTTTGGCAGGGCTGTTCGCCGGCATCAGCGGCCTTGTCCGTTATTCGTTTGGTTCGCCAGGCATTTTCACGTTACCGGTTTTCATTGGTGCCAACCCGGATAACTTCCGCAACGCCTTAATTACCGTGGCGATCGCTTTTGGTCTGACATTTATCACGACGTACTTTTTCGCTGTGGTTGCTGATTCACCGGCTACCTCAGGCGCTAAGCCAACTACCCAACAATTTAAAAGCGTGGTTGCCGGCCGGATTGTTCCGCTTAGCCAGCTTGATGACGAGGTTTTCGCTTCCGGATCACTAGGTCATGGGGTGGCCATCGACCCCGAGGCTGACACCATTACGGCACCGTGCGACGCTAAAGTGACCATGGTTTACCCAACCGGTCATGCCATGGGGCTCACAACTGCCAATGGCCAGGAAATTTTAATCCACATTGGCATCAACACTGTCAACCTCAAAGGCCGCGGCTTCAAGACTTTAGTGGAACACAATCAGGAAGTTAAAGCCGGTCAACCGCTGGTGCAGCTGGATTTGCCTTTGATTCGTCAAGAAGGGTTTGATCCAACCGTGATTGTCTTACTGATCAACACAGCTGCTCATCAGATTGACGTACACGACCAACCAACCGTCACTAACGAAGATGCTTTACTCACCCTTCGTCAACCAATGCCTGAGGCTTAA
- a CDS encoding PRD domain-containing protein, which yields MFRIKKVLNVNVVLAEQNGDEYIAFGKGIGYHQKVGVTIPDTAVFKKFMPLDDSRKSEMIQSLNRIPAVYISMTSQIVTYAEEKLQASLLPSIYYALTDHLHFSVQRYHAQQALGNRIYWEMKTYYPDIFTIGEYGLTVVRDTLDVTLPKEEAANIAFHIINATPAATAKANVLEVTQLVDNVLQAVRALTGGTIATTSLHYERFVTHMKFFAERYLSNTMLEDDGQLLVNVYSLYPEAAKIALKVDKTIMAIYNKPPTKEELAYLIIHIHRVLIG from the coding sequence GTGTTTCGCATCAAAAAGGTTCTTAACGTCAACGTGGTGCTTGCAGAACAAAACGGGGATGAATATATCGCCTTTGGTAAAGGCATCGGCTACCATCAAAAGGTCGGTGTCACCATCCCCGATACCGCGGTGTTCAAGAAGTTCATGCCACTAGATGACAGCCGCAAAAGCGAAATGATCCAGTCGCTTAATCGCATTCCCGCAGTTTACATCAGCATGACCTCACAGATTGTCACTTATGCCGAAGAAAAACTGCAGGCTTCCCTGCTCCCCAGCATTTATTATGCCTTAACGGATCATCTTCATTTCTCGGTTCAGCGCTACCACGCCCAACAGGCACTGGGTAATCGGATTTACTGGGAGATGAAGACTTACTATCCTGATATTTTTACCATTGGCGAATACGGCTTAACCGTTGTGCGCGATACTCTAGACGTCACGTTACCTAAGGAAGAAGCTGCCAATATCGCTTTTCATATTATTAATGCCACACCGGCTGCGACCGCCAAAGCCAATGTTTTGGAAGTCACCCAACTTGTTGACAACGTGCTGCAAGCCGTCCGCGCGCTCACCGGCGGCACCATTGCCACCACCAGCCTGCACTATGAGCGGTTCGTTACCCACATGAAATTCTTCGCTGAACGCTATCTCAGCAACACCATGCTGGAAGATGACGGCCAGTTACTGGTCAATGTGTACAGTCTGTACCCTGAGGCAGCCAAAATTGCCCTCAAAGTCGACAAAACAATCATGGCTATTTACAATAAACCGCCGACAAAAGAGGAACTGGCTTATCTCATTATTCACATCCACCGTGTGTTAATCGGTTAA